The window ATCAATtcgttttcttttttgggTTTAACGAAAGGACAACCATCAACGTTGGCTGTaccttttattaaaaaaattatattttctttttctttttctttttctttttctttttttctcaacaaaattttattcatgcacatgtaaaaaaaagatatttactattgttttttctttttctcaacaaaaaattgtaaaatagTACATACAATATAATCTATCTATATTTAATAGAGTTTGCTTatgcttttctttttttaaaaataaaaaataaataaaaataaaaatcaaatttgtTACAAATctacaaaaatataccaTGAcgtataaaaataatctcTTCATCCCATATGCACTTTCTACGAAAAAACCCACAAAAAACCACAAAAaaccacaaaaaaaaatttttttaaaccatCCTAACTTTTACCCGGATTCGTGCCTTTTGTTGCCAGCTATTTTGCTATTTGAGTAGAACTGCATTGACATGCTACTACTAGCTGCATGGTCGAATCCAGCATTGCCTTGAGTGTTATTCTCTGCTTGATTATTAAGGTCATCCCCATATCCACTATTATCATAATATCCTTGTatggtattgttattatcgcTTATTCTTGCTAATAGTCCACTGTAATCCATGacgttattgttgttgccaTACATATCTAAACTTTCTTCATCCTCCAAATCATCACTTTGTTGATCTACGTATTCCATTCGTTCACTCAGTACTGTGTTACAGTTCGTAACCATGTTATTTCCTCTATTCAGCCCAAAATTACTAAatgtaaataaattttcaatCCCATTCAAGCTATAATGTctatcattttcaaaatacaaaggatctaataaaaattctatACTGCCACTCAAATCCACAATTTTTCCCGGAAATAGTTGCTCAATTATATGCTTATCTTCATACTTTTCAATATCTATGCTTAACACCAATTGACTTTTCTTGTTTGTTCCCATAATGCTAACAATTTGGTAGCCatgatataatattttactgTAAGGAATCTGTAATCCTAATTGTATTAGATCAAACCATATGATTAAGTGACTGtctaatataaacaaatcgCATTGAACATTTTCACCACTACAATTATTAGTGTTACCATTACTATCAAAAACATTATCtgttaataaagataatatataatctCTGCCCCCACCGTATAAGATAGGTAGATATTGTTGATCTGAATCTGGAGGaatgttttttattctgGGATTATTTGCAATAAATTGTTTGTATGGTATTACATTTTCTATTGTTGGTTTTATGTTTATTAATTGGATGTCTGTCATATCTTTTCAGTATTACTACTGTCTATGTACCCTAGCTGATTAGaagttttttctttcaactTTTATGTTAATCATGGTAGTTTGCAGTGGAACcgacaaacaaaaaaaaaaaaaaaaaaaaaaaagagaagcTTTGAATAACCgtaatagtttttttggTCGACccaaaatcttttttttttttttcaaaagaaaattaaaaaaaaatatatatcaaaCTATGTTCGTatcaaattatataaaagaatataaaatcTGACAACGGCggtattatattattgttgggGCATACGCCCACCGTATAAAATGCGAACTCGCTGCAAGACAATTGCTAGCGATGCgcatattaataatatcgaaGATAAGaatgaaatataaataacatctatataaatatatatgaaacGTCAAGCACAACCCATAGAAAGGACATATAAAGAATGTCTATCGCAAGAAGTAAAGTAGTAAATGAGTCAACTACAAGAAGTGCTACACGTATACAAAGCGGATCATGAGAACGCTGCTAATACGAAACAATAACGAACAAGTTATAGTAATAGAAATGCAGAAATTGACTTCACAACCAGAAGGGTTAATAACCTCGAAggtaatttataaaataatatatcaatgataataatagattaAGTTCGATCATTGATATAACCAGAAAGGTATATAAAGGATTAGTTTCCAACCTTTCACAACAAGACATTAGTTTGTCAGGTAATTCGTTATCCCTATATAACTATTAGTTTAGCTTATATAGAAAGGGGAAGAAAAACCATACATAGACAGAGAGatatagatataataaaagatacgatcatatatacatatgaTCAAGGGcctaataatacaaaactAGAAAGTAAACatcttataataatgagtGAAGAATCCAATATAGAAGTTCCTGCGGAACAGAGAAATAATCCAACTTCGGGTAATAACCCGAACAACGAATTATTCCAACATGGTGCGAATTCAAGTTCAGCGAACACACCTGCCAACACAGAGGAGACCTTCAACCAACAAACTCCCGAACCTAgcactaataatacaagAGTTGTAGTTGAATCACCATTTAGCGCCAACACGACTAACAGATCCCTTATTTATGTGCCAGATCATTTACTAGAAGCTGTCAAaacattaattaaaaatgatgcGGCGCCCAATAGATCAAATAATGACACGACAAACCAAATCATAGAATCAAACACTATAGTACCTATGGGAGTTCCCAAAAATAAGTTAAAATTACCACGAGGACCACCTAACACAGACTTTATTACACTAGCAGACAATACAGACTTTACACGCTCAAACAAATTAGCATGTGCTAGCTGGGCATCCCTAAATTCCCATAATgcaaaaaattacaaaattcCTTGGAACAACTTTCCTACTACATACTACGAGTCCGCTAGATTCAACTCCAATACATGGAAGAGATTCATATCTCAGTTGACACCAATGCCCTACCCAGTATCATCCCTATCTGAAATCGTACAATTCATAAAATGGTACAATAACTTCACTTACCGAACTCACGAAAATGGCATCCATCaactattattttacaCTGTCTTCTCTAAAATAAAGAACTCGTCGCCAATTGATGAAGCTGAAAATAGAGAAATATTGAATAATATACTACCCAAAATATTCCCACACAAAATGAAAGACATATCAGACAACACGTGTTCATCCACAATATTCAGAGATTACATAGAAGAAGTATTTCCAGCACACCCAAGCACCATAGCTGTAAAATTATTGGACAAATATGTAATAACCAATAATACTACAACCTCTGATATGCAAACTCAGATAAACACAGCCCAATCCTTCAGATATTGCGCAAAAATGGACGCAATACCagataaagaaataatccCATATTTCGAAAGAAAAATCTCCGACTGCTATGGGGAATCAACGGCACATTTAATCAGAAAATGGATGAAGACTCCAAATCTAACTATGCAGGAGTTACTAGCAGACCTACACGaatatatgaaaataagTAAAAGATATAAAGTATCAACGAACCCCAGAACAGATTCATTTCTACCAagaaaatttcaaattaaCAACATTAATCGATACGATAACACACGTTATCCAAAGCGCAGATATAATAACGGATACCCAAACAGAAACAGAAACTACTCTCGTAATAATCATCCCAAATCGCGCAATTATACGAATCATCAATCTCACCGCACGACAACTGGCAATAATACAACAAACCAATCGAACATCAACAATATAAATCAGAATAACACGAATTCTAATCCACCACAAAGTC is drawn from Saccharomycodes ludwigii strain NBRC 1722 chromosome V, whole genome shotgun sequence and contains these coding sequences:
- the LOT5 gene encoding Lot5p (similar to Saccharomyces cerevisiae YKL183W | LOT5 | LOw Temperature-responsive); the protein is MTDIQLINIKPTIENVIPYKQFIANNPRIKNIPPDSDQQYLPILYGGGRDYILSLLTDNVFDSNGNTNNCSGENVQCDLFILDSHLIIWFDLIQLGLQIPYSKILYHGYQIVSIMGTNKKSQLVLSIDIEKYEDKHIIEQLFPGKIVDLSGSIEFLLDPLYFENDRHYSLNGIENLFTFSNFGLNRGNNMVTNCNTVLSERMEYVDQQSDDLEDEESLDMYGNNNNVMDYSGLLARISDNNNTIQGYYDNSGYGDDLNNQAENNTQGNAGFDHAASSSMSMQFYSNSKIAGNKRHESG